From Arcticibacter tournemirensis, one genomic window encodes:
- a CDS encoding GNAT family N-acetyltransferase has protein sequence MGIEITKVTGDEELQLVFAIRRTVFVDEQCCPPELEWEFEDESIHFLARHDGQPAGAARWRRTEKGYKLERFAVLKEFRGMGVGQALVKAVLADLPADAQYIYLHAQVPAMGLYSKLGFVAEGNQFEEAGILHYKMVLY, from the coding sequence ATGGGAATAGAGATAACAAAGGTTACCGGCGATGAGGAGCTCCAGTTAGTGTTCGCTATCCGCAGAACTGTTTTTGTTGACGAGCAATGCTGCCCTCCCGAGCTGGAATGGGAATTTGAGGATGAATCAATCCATTTCCTTGCGCGGCATGATGGTCAGCCAGCAGGCGCTGCACGTTGGCGACGTACAGAAAAAGGGTATAAACTTGAGCGCTTCGCTGTGCTAAAAGAATTCAGAGGGATGGGAGTAGGGCAGGCCCTTGTAAAAGCGGTACTCGCCGATCTTCCCGCTGATGCACAATATATTTATCTTCATGCTCAGGTGCCCGCTATGGGACTATATAGTAAACTGGGCTTTGTGGCTGAAGGCAACCAGTTCGAAGAAGCCGGAATACTGCACTATAAGATGGTGTTGTATTAG
- the secDF gene encoding protein translocase subunit SecDF has translation MQGKGLIKFVAVALTIGCLYSLSFTWVAKQVEKDAREYAKGDPEKERAYLDSMATQPVFNLGFAKFNYQYVKEREIPLGLDLAGGMNVTMEISLTELVKNLANHNSDATFNKALSNAEGRLKNSQKDFITLFGEEYQALSPNAKLASIFATRENAASIKPDASNSEVIQFLRTQANSAVDRSFNILRTRIDKFGVTSPNIQLQAGTHRILIELPGVSDAERVRKLLQGSAQLEFWETYDNSEIFPLLENINKTLAATQATSKDTATAKTASAKSDSAGAGKLAQLGARKDSAGKDTSALAQSQARQNPLFAVLNPNIGQGENGQSVLGRGPVIGYAAQKDTSKVNAYFNSPAIRSIIPNNVKLLWGVKPVSPESRVFELYALKTSGFEGTAIMGGDVITDARADVEQGNPEVVMFMNSTGARQWRQVTAAASADPNNKRSIAIVLDNNVYSAPTVQNEIPNGISSITGKFTQNDTKDLANVLKAGRLPAPAKIVSEYIVGPSLGLESINKGLISSLVGVIVILLFMGLYYSKAGWVANAALLVNLFFLMGVMASLGAVLTLPGIAGIVLSLGMAVDANVLIYERVREELALGKSLRIAVYEGYSKAMSSILDSNITTFLTGVILYVFGSGPILGFATTLMLGIITSLFSAIFISRLIFEWMLGKQQSISFSIKATENLFKDTKFDFISGRRKFYLLSGAIIVAGLVSMFTRGFSLGVDFKGGRSYFVEFDKPVRTDAIRDVLLDEFDVAPEVKTYGSSNEVKITTSYMIDNTTEDGEAIVAKKLHDGLAKINPNFQIKDAQRVGPTIANDIKISAVYSVIFSILVIFLYILIRFRRWQFGVSAIIALAHDVLVLLSIFTLLNGIVPFSLDIDQAFIAAILTVMGYSINDTVVVFDRIREYINQHHSKNEDMPTVINNALNSTLSRTVVTGICVIAVLIIIFIFGGEILRGFSFAMLIGVVFGTYSSLFVATPFVVELIKEKDKESFKA, from the coding sequence ATGCAAGGTAAAGGTTTGATTAAATTCGTTGCTGTCGCCTTAACGATCGGGTGTCTGTATTCTCTTTCGTTTACGTGGGTCGCAAAACAGGTTGAAAAAGATGCTCGGGAGTATGCAAAAGGAGATCCTGAAAAAGAAAGAGCATATCTTGACTCTATGGCTACCCAGCCGGTATTTAACCTTGGGTTTGCAAAGTTCAATTATCAGTATGTAAAAGAACGTGAAATTCCTCTGGGGCTTGACCTTGCAGGTGGGATGAACGTTACTATGGAAATTTCCCTTACCGAGCTGGTAAAGAACCTGGCAAACCACAACAGCGATGCCACCTTCAATAAGGCTCTAAGCAATGCTGAAGGCAGATTAAAAAACAGCCAAAAAGACTTCATCACCTTATTTGGTGAAGAATATCAGGCTCTTAGTCCGAACGCAAAACTTGCCTCTATTTTTGCCACGCGCGAAAACGCAGCTTCCATAAAACCGGATGCGAGCAACAGCGAGGTTATACAGTTTTTACGTACGCAGGCAAACAGCGCTGTTGACAGGTCGTTCAATATCCTTCGTACACGTATTGATAAGTTCGGAGTAACCTCCCCTAACATTCAGCTGCAGGCAGGTACGCACCGAATTCTTATTGAACTTCCGGGAGTATCGGATGCTGAACGCGTAAGAAAGCTCCTTCAGGGATCTGCTCAGCTTGAATTCTGGGAAACATATGATAACAGCGAAATTTTCCCGTTACTGGAAAACATAAATAAAACATTAGCCGCAACTCAGGCTACATCAAAGGATACCGCAACTGCAAAAACCGCTTCAGCGAAATCTGATTCTGCAGGCGCAGGTAAACTTGCCCAACTTGGGGCACGGAAAGATTCGGCAGGAAAAGATACTTCTGCGCTTGCACAGTCGCAAGCTCGTCAGAACCCGTTGTTTGCTGTTTTAAATCCTAATATTGGCCAGGGCGAAAACGGACAGAGCGTTTTAGGAAGAGGACCGGTGATTGGTTACGCGGCTCAGAAAGATACTTCAAAGGTAAACGCCTATTTCAACTCTCCTGCTATCCGTTCTATTATTCCAAATAACGTAAAGCTTCTTTGGGGTGTTAAACCCGTTAGTCCCGAAAGCCGGGTGTTTGAGCTTTATGCTTTAAAGACAAGCGGATTTGAAGGAACAGCGATCATGGGCGGCGATGTCATTACTGATGCCCGTGCCGACGTTGAACAGGGCAATCCTGAAGTGGTCATGTTTATGAATTCTACCGGAGCACGCCAGTGGAGACAAGTTACCGCAGCAGCTTCTGCTGATCCTAACAACAAACGTTCAATTGCTATCGTACTTGACAACAACGTTTATTCTGCTCCAACTGTACAGAACGAAATCCCCAATGGTATTTCTTCTATCACTGGTAAATTTACACAGAACGACACCAAAGACCTTGCGAATGTTCTTAAGGCAGGCAGACTGCCTGCTCCGGCTAAAATCGTAAGTGAATATATTGTAGGTCCGTCATTAGGTCTTGAATCAATTAATAAAGGATTGATCTCCTCCTTAGTTGGTGTTATTGTTATCCTTCTTTTCATGGGCCTTTACTACAGCAAGGCTGGTTGGGTAGCAAATGCAGCCCTGCTTGTTAACTTGTTCTTCCTTATGGGAGTAATGGCCTCCTTAGGCGCTGTTTTAACCTTGCCTGGTATTGCAGGTATCGTACTTTCATTAGGTATGGCAGTTGATGCCAACGTACTGATCTATGAACGTGTCAGGGAAGAGCTGGCCTTAGGAAAAAGCCTGAGAATAGCAGTATACGAAGGCTACAGCAAAGCGATGTCTTCGATCCTTGACTCTAACATCACTACATTCCTGACAGGTGTGATCCTTTATGTGTTTGGAAGCGGCCCGATCCTTGGATTTGCCACTACTTTGATGCTGGGTATCATCACTTCATTGTTCTCTGCAATCTTCATCAGCCGCCTGATTTTTGAATGGATGCTCGGTAAACAACAGAGTATCAGCTTCTCAATTAAGGCAACAGAGAACCTGTTTAAAGATACCAAGTTCGATTTTATCTCCGGACGCAGAAAGTTCTACCTCCTTTCAGGTGCTATCATTGTAGCTGGGTTGGTATCGATGTTCACCAGGGGATTCAGTCTTGGTGTCGACTTCAAAGGAGGACGTTCGTACTTTGTAGAGTTCGATAAGCCTGTAAGAACCGATGCTATACGTGATGTACTGCTTGACGAGTTCGATGTTGCTCCTGAAGTAAAAACCTACGGCTCAAGTAATGAGGTGAAGATCACCACCTCTTATATGATTGACAATACAACGGAAGACGGTGAAGCTATTGTAGCCAAAAAACTTCATGATGGTTTAGCTAAGATAAATCCTAACTTCCAGATAAAAGACGCCCAGAGAGTGGGTCCAACGATCGCGAATGACATCAAGATATCAGCCGTTTACTCGGTGATCTTTTCGATCCTCGTAATCTTCCTGTATATCCTTATCAGGTTCAGGCGCTGGCAGTTTGGGGTATCTGCGATTATCGCATTAGCGCATGACGTGCTGGTGCTGCTGTCGATTTTCACCTTGCTGAATGGCATTGTTCCATTCTCCCTTGATATCGACCAGGCATTTATTGCTGCGATCCTGACGGTAATGGGATATTCCATTAACGACACGGTGGTTGTATTCGACCGTATCCGCGAATACATTAACCAGCACCATAGTAAGAACGAGGATATGCCGACGGTAATTAATAACGCCTTAAACAGCACCTTAAGCCGTACAGTAGTAACCGGTATTTGCGTTATTGCGGTACTTATCATCATCTTCATCTTCGGTGGTGAGATTTTAAGAGGCTTCTCTTTTGCGATGCTTATCGGTGTTGTATTCGGTACTTATTCGTCACTGTTCGTTGCTACACCGTTCGTAGTGGAACTCATTAAGGAAAAAGACAAAGAAAGCTTCAAAGCTTAA
- the fbaA gene encoding class II fructose-bisphosphate aldolase → MNLKNYKGVLYGDAVQELFEQAKKHQFALPAVNTIGTNTVNAVMETAKAVNSPVIIQLSNGGAQFYAGKSLDNSNLQACVLGAVSAARHVHLLAEHYGVAVILHTDHAAKKLLPWIDGMLSHGERFHKQFGKPLFSSHMLDLSEEPIEENIEVSKTYLERMKALGMTIEIELGVTGGEEDGVDNSDVDSSKLYTQPEEVAYAYKELSSVSHRFTIAAAFGNVHGVYKPGNVKLQPIILKNSQEYLRKELGLEAEKPINFVFHGGSGSSQEEIREAISYGAIKMNIDTDMQWAYWEGIKDYYKSKEGYLQSQIGNPEGPDSPNKKYYDPRVWLRKGEETFVKRLSAAFEDLNCIDVNSKL, encoded by the coding sequence ATGAATCTGAAAAATTATAAAGGCGTTTTGTATGGAGATGCGGTTCAGGAACTTTTTGAACAGGCAAAGAAGCACCAATTCGCTTTACCAGCAGTAAACACCATTGGAACCAACACTGTCAATGCCGTAATGGAAACAGCTAAAGCTGTGAATTCGCCGGTGATTATACAGTTGTCAAACGGAGGAGCGCAATTTTATGCAGGTAAATCCTTAGATAATTCAAATCTTCAGGCCTGCGTTCTGGGAGCTGTTTCCGCAGCAAGACACGTACATTTACTTGCCGAACATTATGGTGTAGCAGTAATCTTGCATACAGACCATGCTGCAAAGAAACTTCTGCCATGGATCGATGGAATGTTATCTCATGGAGAACGTTTCCACAAGCAATTTGGAAAGCCTTTATTTTCTTCACACATGCTCGACCTTTCTGAAGAGCCGATTGAAGAAAATATCGAAGTAAGCAAGACCTATCTTGAGCGTATGAAAGCGCTGGGAATGACTATTGAAATCGAACTCGGCGTAACCGGAGGAGAAGAAGATGGTGTAGATAATTCAGATGTTGATAGCTCTAAACTATATACACAACCCGAAGAAGTTGCTTACGCTTATAAAGAACTTAGCAGCGTAAGTCACCGCTTTACCATTGCAGCAGCGTTCGGAAATGTTCATGGTGTTTACAAACCAGGTAACGTAAAACTTCAGCCCATTATTCTGAAGAATTCTCAGGAATATCTTAGAAAAGAACTTGGTCTTGAGGCAGAAAAACCAATCAACTTTGTATTCCATGGTGGATCGGGCTCGTCACAGGAGGAAATTCGCGAAGCGATTTCTTACGGTGCTATTAAAATGAATATAGATACCGATATGCAGTGGGCATATTGGGAAGGTATAAAAGATTACTACAAATCAAAAGAAGGATATCTTCAAAGCCAGATCGGAAATCCGGAAGGACCTGATTCTCCGAACAAAAAATATTACGATCCACGCGTGTGGTTACGTAAAGGCGAAGAGACTTTCGTTAAGCGTCTGTCTGCCGCTTTTGAAGATCTGAACTGTATTGATGTTAATAGTAAACTTTAA
- a CDS encoding dihydrofolate reductase has translation MVNLNIIVATDSKGGIGKNNALPWHLPADLKYFKALTTGHTIIMGRKTFESIGKALPNRRNIVITRQDLKLSDAEVAHSLESAISLCNEDDDVFVIGGAEIFRLALPKANRLFITLIHHEFDTDTFLPEIERGTWKEVKREDKQPDDKNRFSYSFLTFEKAPITED, from the coding sequence ATGGTTAATTTAAATATTATAGTCGCAACCGATAGTAAGGGAGGAATTGGCAAGAACAATGCTTTGCCATGGCATCTGCCGGCTGATCTGAAGTATTTTAAAGCTTTGACTACTGGTCATACCATCATTATGGGCCGAAAAACCTTTGAAAGCATTGGTAAAGCTCTTCCTAACAGACGTAATATTGTCATTACCCGTCAGGATCTGAAACTTAGCGATGCCGAAGTGGCTCACTCTTTAGAATCTGCCATTTCGCTATGTAACGAGGACGACGACGTGTTTGTGATAGGAGGTGCGGAGATATTCAGACTGGCACTGCCAAAAGCTAACCGACTCTTTATTACCTTGATACATCATGAGTTTGATACCGACACCTTTTTGCCGGAGATTGAACGGGGAACATGGAAAGAAGTAAAAAGAGAAGACAAGCAGCCTGATGATAAAAACCGGTTTTCGTATTCTTTCCTAACCTTCGAAAAGGCCCCGATAACAGAGGACTGA
- the accD gene encoding acetyl-CoA carboxylase, carboxyltransferase subunit beta, whose product MAWFKREKKGIITSTHEKKEAPDGIWNKCPECKKPLHYAEQVENKYVCHYCGYHLRIGSKEYFSVLFDNNEFTELFENIRSADPLNFTDTKQYTERLKESYAKTGLKDAIRAAHGTLKGHELVIACMDFNFIGGSMGSVVGEKIARSIDYCIEKKIPFLLISKSGGARMMEAAFSLMQMAKTSAKLALLSKAKIPYISLLTDPTTGGVTASYAMLGDINIAEPGALIGFAGPRVIKETIKKDLPKGFQTSEFVLEHGFLDFITDRREMKDKLATFLSMMKG is encoded by the coding sequence ATGGCTTGGTTTAAAAGAGAGAAAAAAGGAATTATTACTTCTACGCACGAGAAAAAAGAAGCTCCTGACGGTATATGGAACAAGTGCCCGGAATGCAAAAAACCCTTGCATTATGCCGAGCAGGTGGAAAATAAATACGTATGTCACTATTGCGGATATCACCTGAGAATCGGATCCAAAGAATATTTTTCGGTCCTTTTTGATAATAATGAGTTCACTGAGTTGTTTGAAAATATACGCTCAGCCGATCCTTTAAATTTCACTGATACGAAACAATACACCGAGCGGCTTAAAGAAAGCTATGCAAAAACAGGACTTAAAGATGCCATCCGGGCGGCTCATGGCACCCTTAAGGGGCATGAACTCGTTATAGCCTGTATGGACTTTAACTTTATCGGGGGCTCTATGGGATCGGTAGTAGGCGAGAAGATTGCCAGATCTATAGATTATTGTATTGAAAAGAAAATACCGTTCCTGCTGATCTCAAAATCGGGCGGTGCAAGAATGATGGAGGCGGCTTTTTCGCTAATGCAAATGGCAAAGACCTCGGCCAAACTTGCCTTATTAAGCAAAGCGAAAATACCTTACATTTCTCTTCTGACCGATCCTACTACAGGTGGCGTCACTGCATCGTATGCCATGCTTGGCGATATCAATATCGCTGAACCCGGCGCACTTATCGGATTCGCAGGACCCAGGGTAATTAAAGAAACGATTAAAAAGGACTTACCGAAAGGATTTCAAACATCGGAATTCGTTCTGGAACACGGTTTTCTGGATTTTATAACAGACCGTCGTGAAATGAAAGACAAACTGGCAACCTTCCTTTCTATGATGAAAGGATGA
- a CDS encoding NAD(P)/FAD-dependent oxidoreductase, which translates to MEAGSSSVSFPRVIIIGGGFGGIQLAKHLKDKEVQVLMLDRHNYHTFQPLLYQVATGGLEADSIAFPLRKIFKGQKNFIFRNAEVLSVIPERKAVETNIGEFYYDYLVIATGSDSNFFGSRELEHYTMPMKTIPESLNLRSMILQNLEESLIETDPVKKAALLNFVVTGGGPTGVELAGSLAELKRHVLRKDYPELNMDDMNIYLVEGSPVLLGPMSPQSQRSSCQFLEELGVKVMTDMRVSSYDGSKIVLSNGTEIVTKNVLWSAGVKGVVPGGIPMDRIVRGGRIKVDEYNRVSGYIDIFAIGDVASMSTEDYPNGHPGVAPVAMQQGKLLAENLVRIINRQEPVPFKYRDKGSMATIGRNRAVVDIGKIRFQGVFAWFVWMFVHLMSLVGFRNKLVVLVNWIWSYFSYDRGTRLIIRPFNRQSMTEDTQTK; encoded by the coding sequence ATGGAAGCAGGATCGTCTTCAGTAAGTTTTCCAAGAGTAATCATTATAGGAGGAGGGTTTGGCGGGATACAGTTAGCCAAGCATCTGAAAGACAAAGAGGTTCAGGTTTTAATGCTCGACAGGCATAATTATCATACATTTCAGCCTCTTTTATATCAGGTGGCAACGGGTGGCCTGGAGGCTGACTCTATCGCATTTCCACTGAGAAAAATATTTAAAGGTCAGAAAAACTTCATTTTCAGGAACGCAGAAGTATTATCGGTCATTCCTGAACGTAAAGCTGTTGAAACCAATATAGGTGAGTTTTATTATGACTATTTAGTCATTGCAACCGGATCGGATTCAAACTTCTTTGGATCCAGGGAATTGGAGCATTATACCATGCCCATGAAGACCATTCCTGAATCACTTAACCTCAGGAGCATGATCCTTCAGAATCTTGAAGAGTCACTTATTGAAACCGATCCTGTGAAGAAAGCAGCGCTTTTGAACTTTGTTGTAACGGGCGGAGGTCCTACCGGAGTGGAACTTGCCGGTTCGCTTGCTGAGCTAAAGCGCCATGTACTCCGTAAAGATTATCCTGAGCTCAACATGGATGATATGAATATTTATCTGGTTGAAGGCTCTCCCGTACTGCTGGGCCCAATGTCGCCCCAGTCGCAGAGGAGTTCCTGCCAGTTTCTCGAAGAACTGGGAGTGAAGGTTATGACCGATATGCGGGTGTCGTCTTACGACGGAAGCAAAATTGTACTCTCCAACGGAACCGAGATCGTAACAAAGAACGTGTTATGGTCCGCTGGTGTAAAGGGAGTAGTTCCGGGAGGAATACCGATGGACAGAATAGTAAGAGGCGGAAGAATAAAAGTAGATGAGTATAACCGGGTTAGCGGCTACATCGACATTTTTGCTATCGGTGATGTTGCTTCCATGTCTACAGAGGATTATCCTAACGGCCATCCCGGTGTGGCGCCGGTAGCTATGCAACAGGGAAAACTGCTTGCAGAAAATCTTGTCCGAATTATTAACAGGCAGGAGCCTGTTCCTTTTAAATATAGAGACAAAGGCTCAATGGCCACTATAGGCCGTAACAGAGCTGTTGTAGACATTGGGAAAATTCGGTTCCAGGGTGTGTTTGCCTGGTTCGTTTGGATGTTTGTACACCTCATGAGCCTGGTAGGGTTCAGGAATAAACTGGTAGTACTGGTTAACTGGATATGGAGTTATTTCAGCTACGACCGCGGCACCCGTTTAATCATTCGCCCCTTTAACAGGCAGTCGATGACAGAGGATACACAAACGAAATAA
- a CDS encoding thymidylate synthase codes for MKQYLDLMKHVLDHGTQKHDRTGTGTISVFGYQMRFNLKEGFPLVTTKKLHLRSIIHELIWFLRGDTNISYLKENGVSIWDEWADEAGELGPIYGYQWRSWPRPDGTHIDQIRQLVSQIKNNPDSRRLIVSAWNVADIEKMALPPCHCFFQFYVADGKLSCQLYQRSADIFLGVPFNIASYALLTLMIAQVCDLEPGDFIHTLGDAHLYNNHIEQTQLQLSREPRHLPVMKINPEVKDLFDFKFEDFKLENYDPHPHIKAPVAV; via the coding sequence ATGAAGCAATATCTTGATCTGATGAAACATGTGCTGGATCATGGCACACAAAAACACGATCGTACGGGAACGGGGACTATAAGCGTGTTCGGATATCAGATGCGGTTTAATCTGAAGGAAGGTTTCCCTTTAGTTACTACGAAGAAATTACACCTTCGCTCTATTATCCATGAACTGATATGGTTTTTAAGGGGCGACACGAATATAAGCTATCTTAAAGAGAACGGCGTTAGCATCTGGGATGAATGGGCCGATGAGGCCGGAGAATTAGGCCCCATTTACGGGTATCAGTGGCGGTCGTGGCCTCGTCCCGACGGCACACACATCGATCAGATTCGTCAGCTCGTCAGTCAGATTAAAAATAATCCTGATTCAAGGCGGCTCATCGTTTCGGCATGGAATGTGGCCGACATTGAAAAAATGGCCCTCCCCCCTTGTCATTGCTTCTTTCAATTTTATGTGGCCGATGGTAAATTAAGCTGTCAGCTGTACCAGAGAAGCGCCGACATCTTTTTAGGTGTGCCATTCAATATTGCATCATATGCCCTGCTGACCTTAATGATTGCACAGGTATGCGACTTAGAACCAGGAGACTTTATTCATACCCTGGGGGATGCTCATCTCTACAACAACCATATTGAGCAGACCCAGCTTCAGCTAAGCAGGGAACCGAGACATCTTCCGGTGATGAAGATAAATCCTGAAGTCAAAGATCTGTTTGATTTCAAGTTTGAAGATTTTAAGCTTGAGAACTATGACCCTCACCCTCATATTAAGGCGCCGGTAGCGGTATAA